TCTTGTAGATGGGGAAATAATAGATTCACTGACAATTATCTTCAGAACCTCAGGTTGTTACTGGGGATGTGCCGGTGGATGCACTATGTGTGGATATGTGTATGACAGTGCTGCAGAGTCCCCAGACGATGATGACATTCATTCACAGCTGGAACATGCACTCAAAAAAGCGTCTGATCTTGAAAAAATGGTGGTAAAGATATTTACCTCAGGCAGCTTTCTGGATGAGAATGAGATCAGTAGAAAATCCCGAGAAAATATCCTGCTTCGATTAAAGGAAGATGACCGCATTGCAAAGGTCATTGTAGAGACAAGACCTGAATTTGTGACCGACCAGACAATGGATGATTGCATGGATCTCATTGCTGGCAAGCCTTTTGAAATTGCGGTTGGCCTTGAGACAAGTTCAGATAAGATACGTTCAGAATCTATCAACAAGGGTTTTAGCTTCAGGGACTTTGTAAGGGCATCGGAAATTGCAAAGGTAAGGGGAATAACTACAAAGGCCTATCTGCTTCTCAAACCACCTTTTATTTCAGAAGGTATGGCTGTTAATGATATTATTCGCTCAGTGAATGACATTTATCCTTATGCGGATACAGTATCCATTAATCTCTGCAATGTTCAGAAGGGTACTCTTGTGGAGATGCTCTGGGAAAGAAAGCAGTTCCGTCCTCCCTGGCTGTGGAGTATTGTTGAAATACTGCACAGGACAAAATCAGCGCATCCGGATATTGTGATAATGTCAGATCCCGTGGGTGCAGGATCACAACGTGGTCCACATAACTGCAAAATATGCAGCAGGGATGTGGCAGATGCAGTGAGAAATTTTTCTTTAACTCAGGATATAAGGGTGCTTGAGAGTGTATCCTGTGAGTGTCGTTATCTATGGGAAAAAATAATTGAGCTTGATGATTATACCTATGGTGCTCCCATTACGGTGTAATGTAAATAGATCCTGTAATTTCATCAGGATGTATCTTTTTTATAAAGCATGGTTCCTATTCCCTGATCAGTGAAGAGTTCCAGGAGTATTGAATGGGACACACTTCCATTGATTATATGAATTCCCTCGACTCCGCTTTCAACAGCTGTTGATGCACTTCTGATCTTTGGTATCATTCCACCTGTGATTATTCCTTCACTAATCAGATTCTCAACATCCCCAACTGCTATTCTGGATATTCGAGTAGACTTATCATCATGCTTTTCAAGTATTCCTGGTACATCTGTCATAAGTATAAGCTTTTTTGCATGAATGGCCGCAGCTATGTCTCCAGCTACGGTGTCGGCATTAATGTTCAGGCTATTGCCCCTTACATCCATTGCTATAGGTGATATTACAGGGATGTATCCCTTCTCTGTAACAATGCTTAGCAGTTCAGGATTAATAATTTCCGTTTCTCCAACCCATCCAAGATCAACCTCGTGTTCAATATCTTCGATCATGATACGCTGACTTGGTTTTTTTCTTGCGATTATCATTCGTCCGTCTTTACCTGAGAGTCCGATTCCCCTGCCTCCGTGAAGGCCAATAAGAGATACAATATTGGTATTGATATTACCCACCAGGACCATACTGGCAATTTCCATGGTCTCATCATCGGTTATTCGGAGTCCACCAATGAATTCTGGTTTTTTCCCCATGATCTCCATTTTTGCAGTTATTTCCGGTCCTCCTCCATGGACTATAATGGGATATATCCCTACATATCTAAGCAGAACTATGTCCTGAATAATGTCATCCATTACTTCAGGGTCTACCATTGCATGGCCACCGATCTTGATGACCATTAGGGACCCGTAAAATTCTCTTATATATGGTAGGGCTTCTATCAGGACTTTTTCTCTAGTAAGGGTCATAGCTATATAATTTTCATAAATATGTTTAAAGTTTTGTATTTATGATAATTAAATCATGAAAAAAAGTATTATACTAACAGGCGTGATAGAAATTAGCCATTCAGATCCATTGAATTGTGCACGGTATCTACTCTAAAATTATATTAGCAAAAAAAAATTGGTGCCCATCATATAAAACGGGCAGAGTAACTATCAGATTTCATCGAGCTTTTCAATTTTAACCTTTTTGACATAGGGCTTGTTGATCTTATCTGGCATCCAGTCTGGTTTGTTCTTTGGCGCATCAACCATTTCTTTCCAGCCTTTGAACACATGGACTTTTTTTGTTCCACGCTCTCTGAGTCTGATGGTCTCTGGCTTGCTTTTGGATCCACTTCCCCGGTTTGCCACTTTTAGAGCAGCCTGACGTGGTTGTTTTCCAGTAAATACGCCATGCTCATTTCCCTTTTCATCTCGTAGTACAAAATTTCTTGTCTGAGCCATGATATCACCTCGTAACCTTTTACGGCAACTGATAGTACTTCTGTTTATTAAGTATAAATAGCTTTTCTTTTAAAGTGCTCTTTCGATTCTGATTCTGATGACATATATAATATAATTATACTGTAAATTGATTTTGATTGCATATTAACACAACATTTACATGCAATTAATTTGTAGTATTTTGAGAATTAAGACTTATCAGGATTGAACGATTGATATATCTGAGATTGCTAACTGTTTGAAATCGGTTAAGTAATTTTATAAAAATTAATTATATATATGTATGTTTTAATCTATATTTACAGTGAGGTCATATTATGGAACTTCCTATTGTAATGCTTCCTGATGTTCAGGCAAATAAACCCCAGATCCCGGTCAACCTCTCAAGGGTTGGTGTGACAGATGTAAAAAAACTGGTCGAGATAAAAAGAAAAGGTAAAAGACCCATTGTGCTGATAAGCACCTTTGATATATTTGTAGATCTTCCGTCAAACCTTAAAGGAGCAAATCTATCTAGAAACTTTGAAGCAGTAGATGAAGTTCTGGAAAAGGCTGTCAATATGCCGGTTTATGAGATCGAGCAGCTTTGCAGTGATGTAGCGCACAGTTTACTCACAAGACACGAATATGCGACCCAGTCAGAAGTAATAATGAAAAGCGAATACGTCATCAAAAGGGAATCTCCAGCAACTAAAATGAATTGTCAGGAAGTTGTTGATATTTTTGCAGAGTCCACAGCTGTCAGAAAAGATAATGATAATATAGAAGTGAGAAATCTTGTTGGTGCTGAAGTTGTTGGCATGACTGCCTGTCCCTGTGCTCAGGAAATAATGAGGGACACTGCAAGAAAAGAACTGGAGGCACTCGGTGTTGACAACAAAAAGATTGCCAGATTCCTTCATAAGGTACCAATGGCAACCCATAACCAGCGTGGCCGCGGGATCATATCTGTGGAGTCAAAGGGTGATGCATCAGTATCACTTGAAACAATAATAAAGATCATTGAAAAATCTATGAGTTCCAGTATTGTTGAACTTCTAAAACGCAGTGATGAAGCGGTGGTGGTTGAACAGGCGCATCTCAATCCAAAGTTTGTTGAAGACTGTGTACGTACAATGGCCCGCAACATTGTAAATGAACTTAATCATCTTCCGGATGATGCTGTTGTTGTGATAAAGCAGATCAATGAGGAAAGTATTCACCGACATAATGCATTTGCAGAAAGAATTGCTACAATGGGAGAGCTGCGTGCTGAAATAGAATCTCTCAAATAAAAAAAATATCAGTTGAATCTATATAGTATCAGCTTGCATTATTTACGTGGTGAGATTAATGTGCAGTGTTGGAGATTCATATGATCTAAACATTGATGAGCAGATTCCTGCTAAAAAATATACCTGTAATGAATGCAATAACAAATTCAAAGGAATCGGCAAGAACGTAGCATGTCCGTCATGCGGATCCAAAAATGTGAGAGAACAGGATTAATTACATGCAGCAGGACACAAGGAAGATGTCTGATGCAGTAAGAATTCCTCTAGAAGAACACGAGATCCTGTTTTTAAAAGGAAGCCATGGAACGATTGGTATTGTAAAGGCAGGATCAGAACCCCAGTTTTTCCTGGAAACCGAATCTGAGGAAATTGTACTGGGACTTGAATGTGAGGATCTTATTATAGCTTCAGCTTTTTCCACAGGAAAAGTTGCGGAAAATGGTCTCAAATGTATCCTGTATACAATACGTGAACTGAGATCTCCTATGATCGTTCTTCCTCCAGGTCATCCTGCCTCAAAAAGATTAAAAGCGGTGGTTTCTGCAGGTAATTCAACACAATTGTCATGTAAGATAATTCCCGGAACACACCCTGACCAGAACGTTCTGTGCTCAACTGAGGATTTCACAGGTCTTAGAATAAAGGGAATCTGCGGTGCAATTGAAGTAATGAATAGACTGGACTGTGAAATAAAGAAGTGCAGATTTGAAGTATGAAATAACTTGAATTTTGATACAGGAGGTTATAGATTGGGTGGAGAAGAGATTGGTGAAGTATCCGATATTAACGGGGTTCCAATTAAGGTAGGCAGTACTGTGCGCTACATAAATACAGGTACTGTTGGCAATATTACTGACATCAAGCAGGATTCTGAAGGCGCATGGGCGCTGCTTGATGATACCGATCTGTATTACCGGGTGGATTTTCTGGAAGTTACAGCAATGAAGAAGGTTCCTAAGAAAGCTGAGAAAAAGAAAGAATACCAACCCCACAGGGAATCCTTAGAAGATATGGAATCATTTGATTCCGAACTCTCATCCCAGGCAACAGGGGGAGGCTGATCATTTGCCTTCCAGGAGTGTGAGTGAACGAATCCACTCACCCTCTGGTTCCCTGGATGTACCTACAACAAGGCGTTTAATATCTCCAACCTGCTCAACCATGCCCCTAGCATTCATAATCTCTCCTTCGATCACCTGTCCAGAATAGGTATGGGTATATGAGAGTACATGGTCAATTTCATTATGATCTATCATATATACAGATGGACTGTCGAATGCAAGATCTGAATTTGTGACCCTTGCTTTGATTTCCATATATCCCAGATCTGTACCGCGTTTGATAGGCTCTTTGATCTGGCTCCAGTCACGTACAAACAGAAGATCAAAATATGTTCCCTGAACCATGCCTCTATTGCCCTTGCGCTTTTCATGGACTATGAACTCTTCAAATGACAATTCTGGTTTTCTTTTGTTATAGATAAATTTCCACATCTCTTCACTGATATCCTCTATGGTCTCTCCTCTGGATTTTGCAGATATGAGTGCCCTGCGGGCATCGAACCAGGCATTTCCGTATACCACAAAATCAATATCTGAACTACTTTTCTGTAAACCAAGAAGCATTGAACCGGTTACCCCCATACATGATTCCGGTACTCCGGCAGATTTTAGATTATTTACAATATATTTTACACGCTCATCATTTTGTACAAGAAAAGGAATCCTTTCAGGCGGTGTCAATATCTGCTTTACCTGGTCTTCAGGAACTATGTGCACATCTTCCACCCACTCCGGTCTGTTTGATCTCATGAACTGGAAAGCATCATCAAAATCATATTTTCTGTATCTTATTTTGTTCAGTTTCCTGTCTCCGGTCTCATCGGGTACATATCTGAGCACGGAACGAATTCCATCTGGATGGAAATAATCTGCAACAGCAAAGATCCAGTTTTCTTTGGTTATAATAAAGTCCCTGATTCTAGTTTTTACCATTGATATCAATCCATTATTATTGGTTTTAAACGTTAGGCTCCTTCAGGCTATAATCTTTTAATATCAATGGAGATGTATTATTTAATTGTTTATGGACAGATATACTTGAAATAAAAAAATTTTACCAATCCTGATTTATTATGAATACTAACCATGATCTAAACGAATGGCTGATCAGAATCAGACGAGAGTTTCATAGCATACCTGAAAAGAGCTTTAGAGAATATAAAACCCAGCAGAAGATCATTGATATTCTAAACGACATAGGAATAGAATATGAAATGGTTGCAGGCACAGGTATAGTTGCAACCATAGATGGTATTGAATATGGAAAATGTATTGCCCTGCGGGCTGATATGGATGGTCTTGAGGTAACTGAACAATTGAGTGAAAAGAATCTGGAATATATTTCCCGGCATCCAGGATTCATGCATGCCTGTGGACATGATGCACATATGGCGATGGTGCTGGGCGCTGCAAAACTACTGAATAAAAACCGCAGATACTTCAGAGGGAGTATAAAGATCATTTTTCAACCTGCAGAGGAGCAGCCACCAGGCGGGGCAAGAGAAATGATCGCACAGGGAGCACTCGAAGGTGTTGATGCAATTATTGGCATCCATGTCTTCACAAATCTGGATACAGGTAAAGTTGCCCTTAAAAAAGGTGCTTTGATGGCCAGTTCAAACATGTTTTCCATGACTATTCAGGGCAAAGGCGGTCATCATTCAGACTATGATAAATGTATAGATCCTATTGCTATTGCTTCCGAATTTATATGCAGTATACGCAAAGAAATAGATCAAATACTTGGTCATGGCAGTTATGCGATGGGCTTTGGAAACATCCATAGTGGGTCACAGTTTAACAGGATTCCGGATTGTGCATATATGGATGGCAGTGTACGAACATTCTCCTGTGAGCATATTGGTATAATAGAAAATACATTCAGAAATGTCCTTGACAATCTGATGAAAAAATATTCTCTTAAACATCTACCAGACCTTCCATCATATACTCTGAAATTGAGCAGGGGGTATCCTGTACTTATTAACAATCCCGGATTTACAGAATCTGCAACTCGCTTTCTGGTTAATAATTTTGATAATATAGATCCTGAAATAAAAGAGTTCTTTGGCTCTGAAGATTTTGCATTTTATCTGCGTAAAATACCGGGTACTTTTATCCTGCTTGGTACAAAAAATATAGAAAAGGGTATTGTTGAGGGAAATCATTCCAACAGGTTTGATATAGATGAAGATATACTCATAAAGGGTTCAAATATAATGTATTGTTTGTCTATGGATTTTCTTAAAACTCCAGAGCCATATCTGATATAATTACGGGTCATGTGTCAGATCGGGCTGGCTCAAGTTCCCGAATAAGTGCGATTTCTTCACATTCAGGAAACTTTGGACATTTGATGCATCCGCTCCATACTTTGTGGGGGAGTGTGGATTTATCAACTTTTTCAAATCCGTTTTTTTCAAAAAACTCGGGTACGTATGAAAGTGTAAATACCTTTTTTACACCAAGAGTATACCCTTCATCTATACAGGCCTTCAATAAACTGGTTCCGATCTTCCTTTTGTTATGTTCAGCAATCACTGCCAGGGATAATATCTCGGCAAGATCTTCCCATACAACGTGCAGGGCACAGCAGCCAATTATCTCGTTGTTCTCTTCATATACGTAAAAATCACGTATGGATTCATACAGCTCGCTGAGAGATCTTGGCAGCATAAGCTCCTTTTTTGCATAATTATCAATGATTTTTTTCATTGGTTTAATATCGTCGATAACAGCTTTCCTTAACAATATCTTAATTCTCCGTACAGTATATTTCAGAATAAGAATTTATGTGGCGGGCGTGAAGGGATTTGAACCCCCGATTTACAGCTTAGGAGGCTGCCGCCATATCCTGACTAGGCCACACGCCCTGAATATGCAATATTTGAAAATGCAATATAGTATGTTAAACTTTTGGTCAGTCTAAATTCACAGATATTTTTCATAGAGCATATAGTGGCCATCTGGACGGTAGTAATCCTTTATTGCAGTATTTCCATTGATCACAATGGTTTCTCCTGCAGTTTCACTTATATTGGAGTATCCATTTTTCTCAAAGAATCTCTGTGACCTTAGATTCTCCGGTCCGATAGTAAGTTCGACCCGTGAGCATCCAAAATTTTTAAATTCGTCTTCAGCATACCGGAGAAAGGGATTGCCAATACCATGATTTTGAAGTGAGGGTTTGATACCTATCTGCCAGAGAAAACAGGTATCACTTCTGTTAAGCGATACCATTGAAAGAATCCAGCCTACAATCTCTTCATCATACTCTACTACAAAACAGCTATCTGAATTATACCTAAGCATTATCCTGTAAAAGTCCATTGTATAATTTCCAAGAGGTTTGCATTGTGGCACAAATTCATAGATATCCCTGAACTCACTCTCGTGACCTTTTCTGAATATAAGGTCATAGTTGTTTGAAACCTTTTGTTTCATAGCATCAACTACCTCTTTACAGGAAAATTATTTTTTTAAAATATTAAAAGGAGCGTTGTTTTAATAATACTCCTCAATCTCTGTAATAATCTCTGAGTAGAGTTCCATGTACTCATCTGTAGGTCTCATATCATAGCCAGAGTTTACAATATAACATGAATCAAATGGTTTTCCTTCAGGAGCATTGGATAATCTTTCTTCATACTTAGAATAGATCATGCCAATTATTTCATCTGCTTCTGCAAGATCCATATTAAGTGCAATTCTGCTAATTTCTCCCATAAACCTTGATTCAAGACCAGTTGATTGATCTGCTCTTGCACCTCTGCCACCAACAGGTCCTATCAGCATTTCCCTGCCACATACAGTATCACCGATTGCCTGGGCTGCGGTTTCATAGAACATCATGTCAGTACAGCAGCCTGCAAGATTCCAGTAGTACCTGGCAGTTGGATGGCTCATGTTTCTGGAGATTGCAAGAGATGATATGTTGGATGCCCACAATATTTCCTTTGCTGAGGATGAATTTGTATTCATGTGAACAGCACCTGATGCATGAAGACTTGCCCCGGTTACTAACCTGGATTGTATTGTTTCTGCAACATCAACAATTGCAAGTCCCTCAGCAGATCCTATACATGTACCTCCAAATACCGGGCATTGACCACTG
Above is a genomic segment from Methanosalsum zhilinae DSM 4017 containing:
- a CDS encoding archaeosine biosynthesis radical SAM protein RaSEA, whose translation is MTMKDLNKIVLDIRERQRIKPSANDRPAASWIGKDLVDGEIIDSLTIIFRTSGCYWGCAGGCTMCGYVYDSAAESPDDDDIHSQLEHALKKASDLEKMVVKIFTSGSFLDENEISRKSRENILLRLKEDDRIAKVIVETRPEFVTDQTMDDCMDLIAGKPFEIAVGLETSSDKIRSESINKGFSFRDFVRASEIAKVRGITTKAYLLLKPPFISEGMAVNDIIRSVNDIYPYADTVSINLCNVQKGTLVEMLWERKQFRPPWLWSIVEILHRTKSAHPDIVIMSDPVGAGSQRGPHNCKICSRDVADAVRNFSLTQDIRVLESVSCECRYLWEKIIELDDYTYGAPITV
- a CDS encoding DUF2098 domain-containing protein, whose product is MGGEEIGEVSDINGVPIKVGSTVRYINTGTVGNITDIKQDSEGAWALLDDTDLYYRVDFLEVTAMKKVPKKAEKKKEYQPHRESLEDMESFDSELSSQATGGG
- a CDS encoding GNAT family N-acetyltransferase; this translates as MKQKVSNNYDLIFRKGHESEFRDIYEFVPQCKPLGNYTMDFYRIMLRYNSDSCFVVEYDEEIVGWILSMVSLNRSDTCFLWQIGIKPSLQNHGIGNPFLRYAEDEFKNFGCSRVELTIGPENLRSQRFFEKNGYSNISETAGETIVINGNTAIKDYYRPDGHYMLYEKYL
- a CDS encoding M20 metallopeptidase family protein, which translates into the protein MNTNHDLNEWLIRIRREFHSIPEKSFREYKTQQKIIDILNDIGIEYEMVAGTGIVATIDGIEYGKCIALRADMDGLEVTEQLSEKNLEYISRHPGFMHACGHDAHMAMVLGAAKLLNKNRRYFRGSIKIIFQPAEEQPPGGAREMIAQGALEGVDAIIGIHVFTNLDTGKVALKKGALMASSNMFSMTIQGKGGHHSDYDKCIDPIAIASEFICSIRKEIDQILGHGSYAMGFGNIHSGSQFNRIPDCAYMDGSVRTFSCEHIGIIENTFRNVLDNLMKKYSLKHLPDLPSYTLKLSRGYPVLINNPGFTESATRFLVNNFDNIDPEIKEFFGSEDFAFYLRKIPGTFILLGTKNIEKGIVEGNHSNRFDIDEDILIKGSNIMYCLSMDFLKTPEPYLI
- a CDS encoding nucleotidyltransferase domain-containing protein, which codes for MVKTRIRDFIITKENWIFAVADYFHPDGIRSVLRYVPDETGDRKLNKIRYRKYDFDDAFQFMRSNRPEWVEDVHIVPEDQVKQILTPPERIPFLVQNDERVKYIVNNLKSAGVPESCMGVTGSMLLGLQKSSSDIDFVVYGNAWFDARRALISAKSRGETIEDISEEMWKFIYNKRKPELSFEEFIVHEKRKGNRGMVQGTYFDLLFVRDWSQIKEPIKRGTDLGYMEIKARVTNSDLAFDSPSVYMIDHNEIDHVLSYTHTYSGQVIEGEIMNARGMVEQVGDIKRLVVGTSREPEGEWIRSLTLLEGK
- the argB gene encoding acetylglutamate kinase, coding for MTLTREKVLIEALPYIREFYGSLMVIKIGGHAMVDPEVMDDIIQDIVLLRYVGIYPIIVHGGGPEITAKMEIMGKKPEFIGGLRITDDETMEIASMVLVGNINTNIVSLIGLHGGRGIGLSGKDGRMIIARKKPSQRIMIEDIEHEVDLGWVGETEIINPELLSIVTEKGYIPVISPIAMDVRGNSLNINADTVAGDIAAAIHAKKLILMTDVPGILEKHDDKSTRISRIAVGDVENLISEGIITGGMIPKIRSASTAVESGVEGIHIINGSVSHSILLELFTDQGIGTMLYKKDTS
- the mptA gene encoding GTP cyclohydrolase MptA, translating into MELPIVMLPDVQANKPQIPVNLSRVGVTDVKKLVEIKRKGKRPIVLISTFDIFVDLPSNLKGANLSRNFEAVDEVLEKAVNMPVYEIEQLCSDVAHSLLTRHEYATQSEVIMKSEYVIKRESPATKMNCQEVVDIFAESTAVRKDNDNIEVRNLVGAEVVGMTACPCAQEIMRDTARKELEALGVDNKKIARFLHKVPMATHNQRGRGIISVESKGDASVSLETIIKIIEKSMSSSIVELLKRSDEAVVVEQAHLNPKFVEDCVRTMARNIVNELNHLPDDAVVVIKQINEESIHRHNAFAERIATMGELRAEIESLK
- a CDS encoding N-acetyltransferase, yielding MLRKAVIDDIKPMKKIIDNYAKKELMLPRSLSELYESIRDFYVYEENNEIIGCCALHVVWEDLAEILSLAVIAEHNKRKIGTSLLKACIDEGYTLGVKKVFTLSYVPEFFEKNGFEKVDKSTLPHKVWSGCIKCPKFPECEEIALIRELEPARSDT
- a CDS encoding non-histone chromosomal MC1 family protein; translated protein: MAQTRNFVLRDEKGNEHGVFTGKQPRQAALKVANRGSGSKSKPETIRLRERGTKKVHVFKGWKEMVDAPKNKPDWMPDKINKPYVKKVKIEKLDEI